One stretch of Rhipicephalus sanguineus isolate Rsan-2018 chromosome 10, BIME_Rsan_1.4, whole genome shotgun sequence DNA includes these proteins:
- the LOC119372432 gene encoding uncharacterized protein LOC119372432, with protein MQPSNPLTFAMQTTILAFASLQLSSVIGLYSGASSVFVLPGSESEPGFCRLLHTNCSPPPDITSEELRSPEITALWEATSSSTTAASSIKELHPLTPLRGLGDCTIMQPSNPLTFAMQTTILAFASLQLSSVIGLYSGASSVFVLPGSESEPGFCRLLHTNCSPPPDITSEELRSPEITALWEATSSSTTAASSIKELHPLTPLRGLGDCTIMQPSNPLTFAMQVSKSYVLFAKRSSNYFLVQFPSPHCCIAIAVECAHIIRSLLILSGDVETNPGPNGNAAILTELQKLSTGQAHLIAEVQSLKSQLSTTDKTITDLNKRMGDLETHYQTLLPLRNDIEKTQTDVISMTIKIQELEASLDDAENRSRRNNVIFYGVPDPTRNETWAESEKAIVDICKNNLGLTVQPNDIERAHRLGIHSVNRNRPIIVKFLSHKTRDALLSNSRKLKNTNYSIGEDFSRPVQHARKQLLAFAKARSEKYSLRFKTLHIGSKRYIFDASSHTVKEIA; from the coding sequence ATGCAGCCATCTAATCCGCTTACCTTTGCAATGCAGACGACCATCCTTGCGTTTGCCAGCCTGCAGCTATCGAGCGTGATAGGCCTATATTCGGGGGCGTCATCGGTGTTTGTGCTACCGGGCTCCGAAAGCGAGCCAGGCTTCTGCCGCCTACTGCACACCAACTGCTCGCCCCCACCGGATATTACGTCGGAGGAGCTGCGATCACCGGAAATCACCGCCCTATGGGAGGCcacatcgtcatcaaccacagcagcATCAAGTATAAAAGAACTGCACCCGCTGACACCACTTCGTGGGCTCGGTGACTGCACCATAATGCAGCCATCTAATCCGCTTACCTTTGCAATGCAGACGACCATCCTTGCGTTTGCCAGCCTGCAGCTATCAAGCGTGATAGGCCTATATTCGGGGGCGTCATCGGTGTTTGTGCTACCGGGCTCCGAAAGCGAGCCAGGCTTCTGCCGCCTACTGCACACCAACTGCTCGCCCCCACCGGATATTACGTCGGAGGAGCTGCGATCACCGGAAATCACCGCCCTATGGGAGGCcacatcgtcatcaaccacagcagcATCAAGTATAAAAGAACTGCACCCGCTGACACCACTTCGTGGGCTCGGTGACTGCACCATAATGCAGCCATCTAATCCGCTTACCTTTGCAATGCAGGTCAGTAAATCTTATGTCCTCTTCGCTAAAAGGTCAAGTAATTACTTTCTGGTGCAGTTCCCGAGCCCCCACTGCTGTATTGCTATTGCTGTTGAGTGTGCTCATATAATTCGCTCGTTACTGATCTTATCGGGTGACGTCGAAACTAATCCTGGTCCTAACGGAAACGCTGCTATTCTTACTGAGCTACAAAAGCTAAGCACTGGCCAGGCCCATTTGATTGCCGAAGTTCAGAGTTTGAAATCTCAACTAAGCACAACGGATAAAACAATAACAGACTTAAACAAACGAATGGGCGATCTTGAAACGCATTACCAAACTCTTCTTCCCCTTAGAAACGATATCGAAAAAACACAGACTGACGTAATCAGCATGACTATAAAAATCCAGGAGCTAGAAGCTTCTCTGGATGATGCTGAAAACAGGTCGCGCCGGAATAACGTTATATTCTACGGCGTCCCTGACCCCACTAGGAATGAAACGTGGGCTGAATCTGAAAAAGCGATAGTTGATATCTGCAAGAATAACCTTGGACTAACAGTGCAGCCTAACGACATCGAACGCGCACATCGTCTCGGTATTCACTCAGTCAACCGAAATCGTCCCATAATCGTGAAATTCTTATCACACAAAACCAGAGATGCACTTTTATCAAATAGCAGGAAACTGAAGAACACTAACTACAGCATCGGGGAGGACTTCTCCCGCCCCGTTCAACATGCGCGCAAGCAGTTACTTGCATTTGCAAAAGCACGTTCAGAGAAGTACTCCTTGCGGTTCAAAACGCTGCACATCGGGTCGAAACGCTACATATTTGACGCATCATCACACACCGTTAAGGAAATAGCATAG